In Alkaliphilus flagellatus, one DNA window encodes the following:
- a CDS encoding Lsa family ABC-F type ribosomal protection protein, whose translation MSLINVTNLTFAYEGSYDNIFENVSFQIDTDWKLGFTGRNGRGKTTFLNLLLGKYEYNGNISADVTFEYFPYEVQEQSNFTIDVIREISPNSMDWEIVKELSLLDMDYDALYRQFYTLSKGEQTKALLAAMFLKENSFLLIDEPTNHLDAEARQKLSNYLKKKKGFILISHDRSFLDNCVDHILSINKTNIEIQKGNFSSWWRNKELQDDFELAENEKLKKDINRLSSSAKRTSTWSDSVESSKYGTTNSGSKLDKGYVGHKAAKMMKRAKNIEAKQQNMIEEKSKLLKNIESNESLKIVPLTFHDKKLVELTDVAIEYDDRIVCEGVSFTIEQGEKIAIQGKNGSGKSSILKLIYGENIPHSGIVRKNNKLIISYVSQDTSDLYGNLSEYADKHCIDESLFKSMLRKLDFSREQFEKNIEDFSGGQKKKVLLAKSLCERAHLYIWDEPLNFIDVISRMQIEKLLIEHEPTILFVEHDSAFCENVATKTIKL comes from the coding sequence ATGTCTTTAATAAATGTTACAAACCTAACCTTTGCTTATGAAGGTAGCTATGATAATATTTTTGAAAATGTAAGTTTTCAAATTGATACCGATTGGAAATTAGGATTTACTGGAAGAAACGGAAGAGGAAAGACTACTTTTTTAAATCTTTTGCTTGGGAAATACGAATATAATGGAAACATTTCGGCTGATGTGACTTTTGAATATTTTCCTTATGAGGTGCAGGAGCAAAGCAATTTCACCATAGATGTCATAAGGGAGATTAGTCCAAATTCAATGGATTGGGAAATAGTAAAAGAATTATCTTTGTTAGATATGGACTACGATGCTTTATATAGACAGTTTTATACACTATCTAAAGGAGAGCAGACCAAAGCATTGTTGGCTGCTATGTTTTTGAAGGAGAACTCCTTCTTGCTTATTGATGAGCCTACCAATCATTTGGATGCTGAAGCTAGGCAAAAACTAAGTAATTACTTGAAAAAAAAGAAAGGATTTATTCTGATTTCACATGATAGGTCTTTTTTGGATAATTGTGTTGACCATATCTTGTCTATTAATAAAACTAATATTGAAATACAAAAAGGAAATTTCTCTTCATGGTGGAGAAACAAAGAATTACAAGATGATTTTGAGCTAGCAGAAAACGAAAAATTGAAAAAGGATATTAACAGACTTTCCAGCTCGGCAAAACGTACATCTACGTGGTCAGATAGTGTTGAAAGCAGCAAGTATGGAACTACTAATTCTGGGAGCAAATTAGATAAAGGATATGTTGGACATAAAGCTGCAAAAATGATGAAGCGTGCTAAAAATATAGAAGCTAAACAACAAAATATGATTGAGGAAAAATCAAAGCTTCTTAAAAATATTGAATCTAATGAAAGTTTAAAAATAGTACCGCTTACTTTCCATGATAAAAAGCTTGTAGAACTTACAGATGTTGCAATTGAATATGATGATAGAATTGTCTGTGAAGGAGTAAGCTTCACTATAGAGCAAGGTGAAAAAATTGCTATTCAAGGAAAGAATGGCAGCGGAAAATCAAGTATATTGAAATTAATTTATGGAGAAAACATCCCCCATAGTGGAATTGTAAGAAAGAATAATAAGTTAATCATTTCCTATGTTTCACAAGATACTTCAGATTTATATGGTAACTTATCTGAGTATGCAGATAAACACTGTATTGACGAGAGTTTATTTAAATCGATGCTTAGAAAACTTGATTTTTCAAGAGAACAGTTTGAAAAGAATATCGAAGATTTTAGTGGAGGACAGAAGAAAAAGGTATTGCTTGCTAAAAGTTTGTGTGAACGGGCACATTTGTATATTTGGGATGAGCCATTGAACTTTATTGATGTCATTTCTCGTATGCAGATTGAGAAATTGTTAATTGAACATGAACCTACAATTTTGTTTGTTGAGCATGATAGTGCATTTTGTGAAAATGTTGCAACAAAAACAATAAAATTGTAA
- a CDS encoding Cfr family 23S rRNA (adenine(2503)-C(8))-methyltransferase, which translates to MKQTKTKYGKIKQIVSNLKLPDYRYEQLTKAIFHQRIDNFDDMHILPKALRIALVNEFGNNVSSVIPVFSQDSKQAQKLLFELTDGERIEAVGLKYKQGWESFCISSQCGCGFGCRFCATGSAGFRRNLTADEITDQLLYFYFNDHRLNSISFMGMGEAFANPELFDAVKILTDQNLFGLSQRRITISTIGIIPGIQRLTKEFPQVNLAFSLHSPFESQRSDLMPINKRFPLNEVMKTLDEHIIHTGRRVFIAYIMLEGINDSKEHAEAVVGLLKNRGSWEYLYHIDLIPYNSTDKTTFKFQSSSAIKQFCSTLKKAGINVTVRTQFGSEISAACGQLCYENKL; encoded by the coding sequence ATGAAACAGACAAAAACGAAATATGGAAAAATAAAACAAATAGTATCAAATTTAAAATTACCTGATTATAGATACGAACAGCTTACAAAAGCTATTTTTCATCAAAGAATAGATAATTTTGATGATATGCATATACTACCAAAAGCGTTAAGGATAGCTTTAGTAAATGAGTTTGGAAATAATGTATCTAGTGTAATACCTGTTTTTTCACAAGATTCTAAACAAGCTCAAAAATTGTTATTCGAATTGACTGATGGAGAAAGAATAGAAGCTGTTGGACTAAAGTATAAACAGGGGTGGGAATCGTTTTGTATTTCTTCCCAATGTGGTTGTGGTTTTGGATGTCGTTTTTGTGCAACGGGAAGTGCTGGATTTAGACGCAATCTTACTGCTGATGAGATAACTGACCAATTACTTTATTTCTATTTTAATGACCATAGATTGAATAGTATTTCATTTATGGGAATGGGTGAGGCTTTTGCAAATCCGGAGTTATTTGATGCAGTAAAAATTTTAACTGATCAAAATTTATTTGGGTTGAGTCAACGAAGAATTACTATTTCAACAATTGGCATTATACCGGGAATTCAAAGATTGACCAAAGAATTTCCACAAGTGAATCTGGCTTTTTCACTTCATTCACCATTTGAAAGCCAACGAAGCGATTTAATGCCTATAAATAAAAGATTTCCATTGAATGAGGTAATGAAGACATTAGATGAACATATCATTCATACGGGACGACGAGTGTTTATTGCTTATATTATGCTTGAAGGAATTAATGATTCGAAAGAACATGCAGAGGCAGTTGTAGGTTTATTGAAAAATCGTGGTTCATGGGAGTATTTATATCACATTGATTTGATACCTTATAATTCTACGGACAAAACAACTTTTAAATTTCAATCTTCAAGTGCTATCAAGCAATTTTGCAGTACACTAAAGAAAGCTGGTATTAATGTAACTGTTAGAACACAATTTGGTTCTGAAATTAGTGCTGCTTGCGGACAGTTGTGTTATGAAAATAAATTATGA
- a CDS encoding ABC transporter ATP-binding protein — MKKLYPYIKPYLKFFIASILLLIIYAGFLAAAPMVEGLITTRLKDDVSNIANNVLGAAISFSYILRILKILLVIYIGNITCNFLSQYFLTIGLQNSMRDLRNEVQKKITRLPIRYFDKRTVGDILSIISNDIDTISNALQQSLSRILSAILSVTLAVILMFYINPIMAVMAVLILPGSAFIMRFIMKRSSLMFRNQQRALGTLNGYIQERYTGLTEIKLYGKQEESIEQFKKINNNLCENGFKAQFISGLMSPLISFITYIAMVAVIFVGTTFVISGTITVGQLQAFVRYMWQLNEPLEQVTQLSSSIQSAIAASGRVFDFLEAEDEVPEIANPLSIEDLKGNVTFENVSFGYTKDNILIEDLNLDVKSGQMVAIVGPTGAGKTTLINLLMRFYDVNSGGIKVDGVNIKDMKRDDLRSIFGMVLQDTWLFNGSIADNIKYGNDTATREDIINAAKIANVNHFIKTQPDGYDMVLNEESSNISAGEKQLLTIARAFLADPAILILDEATSSVDTRLESMLQTAMKNIMKGRTSFVIAHRLSTIRNADLILVMNNGAIVEQGTHDELMMKKGFYENLYMSQFQKLA, encoded by the coding sequence ATGAAAAAATTATATCCTTATATAAAGCCCTATTTGAAATTTTTTATAGCTTCAATTCTTCTTTTAATTATATATGCAGGCTTTCTAGCAGCGGCACCAATGGTAGAAGGTTTAATTACAACGAGATTAAAAGATGATGTTTCTAATATTGCCAACAACGTTCTCGGTGCAGCCATTAGCTTTTCTTATATTCTTAGGATTTTAAAAATATTGCTTGTGATTTATATCGGTAATATCACTTGTAATTTTCTATCCCAATACTTTTTAACCATTGGGCTACAGAATTCTATGCGTGATTTAAGAAATGAAGTTCAAAAGAAAATCACAAGACTTCCAATTCGTTATTTTGATAAGCGTACCGTGGGGGATATCTTAAGTATTATATCTAATGATATAGATACAATATCAAATGCCTTGCAGCAATCTTTATCTAGAATATTAAGTGCTATTTTATCCGTCACCTTAGCCGTGATCTTAATGTTCTATATCAATCCTATTATGGCTGTAATGGCTGTTCTAATTCTTCCAGGCAGTGCTTTTATTATGAGATTTATTATGAAGCGTTCTTCTCTTATGTTTAGAAATCAACAGCGTGCCTTAGGAACTTTGAATGGCTATATTCAAGAAAGATATACAGGATTAACAGAGATTAAATTATATGGCAAACAAGAAGAGTCCATTGAGCAATTTAAAAAGATTAATAATAATCTTTGTGAGAATGGATTCAAAGCACAGTTTATATCAGGCCTTATGTCACCATTAATATCCTTTATCACTTATATTGCAATGGTAGCAGTTATTTTTGTAGGGACAACCTTCGTAATTTCTGGTACCATAACCGTTGGACAGCTTCAAGCATTTGTGCGTTATATGTGGCAGTTAAATGAGCCTCTTGAGCAAGTAACGCAATTATCATCCTCCATTCAATCTGCGATTGCAGCGTCAGGAAGAGTTTTTGATTTTCTTGAAGCAGAGGATGAAGTACCAGAAATAGCAAATCCTCTTAGCATTGAAGATTTAAAAGGAAATGTTACATTTGAAAATGTGTCCTTTGGCTATACAAAAGATAATATATTAATTGAGGACTTAAATCTCGATGTTAAAAGTGGACAAATGGTAGCTATTGTAGGACCTACAGGGGCCGGAAAAACAACACTGATCAACCTTTTAATGCGTTTCTATGATGTAAATAGTGGTGGAATTAAGGTGGATGGTGTAAATATCAAAGATATGAAGAGGGACGATCTTCGTTCTATCTTCGGAATGGTTCTACAGGATACTTGGCTGTTTAACGGAAGTATTGCCGATAATATCAAGTACGGCAACGATACTGCAACTCGAGAAGATATTATCAATGCAGCTAAAATAGCCAATGTGAATCACTTTATTAAGACACAGCCAGATGGCTATGATATGGTCCTCAATGAAGAGTCTTCCAATATATCTGCTGGAGAGAAGCAGCTATTAACCATAGCAAGAGCGTTCTTGGCAGATCCAGCTATTTTAATTCTTGATGAGGCAACAAGTTCAGTAGATACAAGGCTTGAGTCAATGTTACAAACTGCCATGAAGAATATTATGAAAGGCAGAACAAGCTTTGTTATTGCTCACCGCCTTTCTACAATTAGAAATGCAGATTTAATCCTTGTTATGAATAATGGAGCCATTGTTGAGCAAGGTACTCATGATGAGTTAATGATGAAGAAGGGTTTTTATGAGAATTTGTATATGAGCCAATTTCAGAAACTAGCATAA
- a CDS encoding ABC transporter ATP-binding protein gives MKLILKYLKRYPKLILLNTLGIFSFVAVQLGIPTIMAAMIDKGIGNSDIGYVKKMGIIMLLVSIIGGAGTILITYASSRISTYMIRDIRNDVFAQSQKFSHTEYNKFGVSSMITRTTSDAFQLMLFSNLLFRTALLAPIMVFISVFMTIKTSLSLSLIIGASFPFIILGVIIVAKVTNPISDAQQKGLDRLNRISRENLLGIRVIRAFRKSDYEAERFAGINEIYASNSKKLFKIISFTQPAFFFLLHLSMLAVFWVSTIMIDKGTLQVGQLVAFLDYQFHALFSVMLFSMVFVMYPRARVSANRIQEILGEEPSITSLKNGIKETKGKAKVEFDHVTFQYPDGELPVIKDVSFTANQGETIAFIGSTGSGKSTLINLIPRFYDVTKGTIKINDVDIRDYDMDVLRKKIGFIPQKAFLFHGTIEENLKFGNSDATLEEMNHAIEIAQAKEFIENKPDKLQEYISEGAKNFSGGQKQRISIARALIRKPEIYIFDDSFSALDYKTDAMLREALREETKESIVFIVAQRISTIMNADKIIVLNEGEVVGIGTHKELLKTCSVYYEIADSQLRKEELEQ, from the coding sequence ATGAAGTTAATATTAAAATATCTTAAAAGATATCCCAAATTAATTCTACTAAATACCTTGGGCATATTTAGCTTTGTTGCTGTTCAGTTAGGTATACCTACAATCATGGCAGCAATGATTGACAAAGGTATTGGTAATAGTGATATCGGTTATGTTAAAAAAATGGGAATAATCATGCTACTTGTAAGTATTATTGGTGGTGCAGGAACGATTTTGATTACTTATGCTTCTTCAAGAATTTCAACGTATATGATTCGTGATATTCGAAATGATGTTTTTGCACAATCACAGAAATTCTCCCATACAGAATATAATAAATTTGGTGTATCATCCATGATTACCCGTACAACTAGCGATGCATTTCAGCTAATGTTATTCTCAAACTTGCTTTTCAGAACAGCATTATTAGCACCGATTATGGTTTTTATCAGTGTATTTATGACCATAAAAACAAGTTTAAGCCTATCTTTAATTATTGGAGCAAGTTTTCCATTTATTATATTAGGTGTCATTATCGTTGCTAAAGTGACCAATCCCATTTCTGATGCGCAGCAAAAAGGATTGGATCGTTTAAATAGGATTTCAAGAGAGAACTTATTGGGAATTAGAGTTATTAGGGCCTTTAGAAAAAGTGACTATGAAGCAGAACGTTTTGCAGGAATCAATGAAATATATGCCTCTAATTCAAAGAAATTGTTCAAGATCATTTCTTTCACACAACCAGCATTTTTCTTCTTATTACATTTGTCCATGCTGGCAGTGTTTTGGGTTTCTACCATTATGATTGATAAAGGGACTTTACAGGTGGGTCAATTAGTTGCCTTCTTAGATTATCAATTCCATGCACTGTTCTCAGTTATGCTATTTTCTATGGTATTTGTAATGTACCCAAGAGCAAGGGTTTCTGCAAATCGTATCCAGGAAATATTAGGTGAAGAGCCATCTATAACAAGCCTTAAGAATGGTATAAAAGAAACAAAAGGTAAAGCAAAAGTAGAGTTTGATCACGTTACATTTCAGTATCCTGATGGTGAGCTTCCTGTCATAAAGGATGTATCCTTTACAGCAAATCAAGGAGAAACCATTGCTTTTATTGGGAGTACCGGAAGTGGTAAAAGTACATTAATCAATTTAATTCCAAGGTTTTATGACGTTACAAAAGGCACTATAAAAATAAATGATGTGGATATTCGAGATTATGATATGGATGTACTTCGTAAAAAGATTGGGTTTATTCCACAAAAAGCATTTTTGTTCCATGGAACCATCGAAGAGAATTTGAAGTTTGGTAATTCAGATGCAACCTTAGAAGAAATGAACCATGCAATCGAAATAGCTCAGGCAAAAGAATTTATAGAAAATAAGCCAGACAAATTGCAAGAATATATCAGCGAAGGTGCCAAAAACTTTTCTGGAGGACAAAAGCAAAGAATTTCAATAGCAAGGGCACTGATTCGAAAGCCAGAAATCTATATCTTTGATGATAGTTTTTCAGCCCTTGATTATAAAACAGATGCTATGTTGCGAGAAGCTTTACGAGAAGAAACAAAAGAATCTATTGTATTCATTGTAGCACAAAGAATTAGCACCATAATGAATGCAGATAAAATAATAGTTCTAAACGAGGGTGAAGTCGTAGGAATTGGAACCCACAAGGAATTATTGAAAACATGTAGTGTTTACTATGAAATTGCAGATTCACAATTAAGAAAGGAGGAATTAGAGCAATGA
- a CDS encoding MerR family transcriptional regulator yields the protein MSNNKNEYLTTGEFAKLCGIPKHILFHYDQIGLFQPEIIKENGYRYYSFRQYDTFSIIAALKRLGMPLKEIKEFMDKRNPNALISLLDQKSNEVVKELVRLKQIKHEIDALKNLTEEALTLEYNKIELAYHKEVYALRSSLIDRGTDNSYPDFISSLIAFRKSSNASMIDFLGGALTIDNILKKRFNSFSYLYTKGENVHGKDATLVRREGWYLQVYYKGSYQNISEMYTKIIEYVAKHQIKLGKHAYEEYLIFEIGAKNRDDYVTLILVEMLE from the coding sequence ATGTCTAATAATAAAAACGAATATTTAACCACTGGTGAATTTGCTAAACTTTGTGGTATTCCAAAACATATTTTATTTCATTATGACCAAATAGGATTATTTCAACCTGAAATCATTAAAGAAAATGGTTATCGATATTACTCATTTCGTCAATATGATACCTTTTCTATTATTGCTGCTTTAAAAAGATTAGGTATGCCTTTGAAAGAAATTAAAGAGTTTATGGATAAGCGAAATCCAAATGCTTTAATTTCTTTACTAGATCAAAAATCAAATGAAGTTGTCAAAGAGCTTGTTAGGCTAAAGCAAATTAAACATGAAATTGATGCTTTAAAAAATTTAACGGAAGAAGCCTTAACTTTAGAATATAATAAGATTGAATTAGCTTATCATAAAGAGGTATATGCTCTACGAAGTTCATTAATTGATAGGGGTACAGATAATTCTTATCCTGATTTTATTTCTTCCCTAATTGCTTTTCGTAAAAGTAGTAATGCCAGTATGATTGATTTTTTAGGGGGAGCTCTTACTATTGATAATATTCTTAAGAAAAGATTTAATAGTTTTTCTTATTTATATACTAAAGGTGAAAATGTCCATGGCAAAGATGCCACTTTAGTACGTAGAGAAGGTTGGTATCTTCAAGTTTATTATAAAGGTAGTTATCAAAATATCAGTGAAATGTATACCAAGATTATTGAATATGTTGCAAAACATCAGATTAAGCTAGGCAAACATGCTTATGAAGAATATCTTATTTTTGAGATTGGTGCAAAGAATCGAGATGATTATGTTACTTTAATATTGGTTGAAATGTTAGAATAA
- a CDS encoding putative polysaccharide biosynthesis protein yields MKKNSFVYGSILLTLVNFFIRFIGFSYDILLSKLIGAEGIGLFQMIMPVLMIFLIITTAGIPTAVSKLIAEYNSKNNYDAVRKTYKVALLFTLALSIGLSLILILFSRFIALKIFRNQDALRCIYLLPPAMVLISMTSVIRGYYYGLKMMGTASISEIVEHVTRFIIVIGLLYYIYPLDPIQGAFIAICGISIGEFFDLIWLLFIQTRFTKRLPYVIPTPIKMTKLLWQILTISAPLTISGFFNVILQFVNAILIPHRLMASGYTNSEAIATFGRVMGMAMPLTYLPYFVTSALVINIIPNLSEQVFLKNYKPARNTIHLAVKITLLVSIPLTALYVFFAKPLAVYLYNDPKASEAIYMMGFCTVFLAMQHTFSGILHGLGKQKNTTIHRIISMSLQFAAIYYLVGNPTYGIYGYFIGFFLCTLSICILDFYTLWKMTKIKFKYVDLLIKPFFAAILMIFLIFMTQQRFLSINFHLSIGFVYSLIIGGLGYIFVLLTTKAIPRNLLHMLFRIDR; encoded by the coding sequence TTGAAAAAGAATAGTTTTGTTTATGGATCTATTTTATTGACATTAGTTAATTTTTTTATTCGATTTATTGGATTTAGCTATGACATATTATTATCAAAGCTTATAGGAGCTGAAGGCATTGGTTTATTTCAAATGATAATGCCTGTTCTTATGATTTTTCTTATTATTACCACTGCCGGTATCCCTACAGCTGTATCCAAGTTAATCGCAGAATATAATTCTAAAAATAACTATGATGCTGTTAGAAAAACTTATAAAGTGGCTCTATTATTTACCTTAGCCCTATCCATAGGGTTAAGTTTGATCCTTATTTTATTTAGTAGATTTATTGCTTTGAAGATATTTAGAAATCAAGATGCCTTACGCTGTATTTATTTGCTTCCTCCAGCCATGGTTTTGATTTCTATGACATCTGTTATCAGAGGCTATTATTATGGGTTAAAAATGATGGGTACTGCCAGTATTTCTGAAATTGTTGAACACGTTACGCGATTTATTATTGTTATAGGCTTGCTGTATTATATTTACCCATTAGATCCTATTCAAGGAGCCTTCATTGCCATTTGCGGAATTAGCATAGGTGAGTTTTTTGACTTGATATGGCTGCTTTTCATACAAACCCGCTTCACTAAAAGACTCCCATATGTGATCCCTACTCCAATCAAGATGACCAAACTATTATGGCAAATACTAACTATATCCGCCCCATTGACCATATCAGGATTTTTTAATGTTATTCTGCAATTTGTCAATGCCATCTTAATACCCCATAGGCTTATGGCTTCAGGATATACAAACAGTGAAGCCATTGCAACCTTTGGAAGAGTCATGGGCATGGCTATGCCCTTAACATATCTTCCATATTTCGTTACATCCGCCCTCGTCATCAATATTATTCCCAACTTGTCTGAACAGGTTTTTCTGAAAAATTATAAGCCTGCTAGAAATACTATCCATCTTGCTGTAAAAATCACCCTATTGGTGTCTATCCCTTTAACTGCACTATATGTTTTTTTTGCAAAACCGTTGGCAGTTTATCTATATAATGATCCAAAGGCCAGCGAAGCAATATATATGATGGGTTTTTGTACTGTTTTCCTCGCCATGCAGCATACTTTTTCAGGGATCTTACATGGTCTAGGAAAACAAAAAAATACTACTATTCATCGAATAATTAGTATGAGTCTTCAGTTTGCTGCTATTTATTACCTTGTAGGCAATCCAACATATGGCATTTATGGGTATTTTATAGGATTTTTCCTATGTACATTATCCATTTGTATATTGGATTTTTATACTTTATGGAAAATGACTAAAATTAAATTCAAATATGTAGATTTGCTTATAAAGCCTTTTTTTGCTGCTATTTTGATGATATTCTTAATTTTTATGACACAGCAACGGTTTCTTTCAATAAATTTTCACCTTTCCATCGGTTTTGTTTATAGTCTTATCATTGGCGGCTTAGGTTATATATTCGTCCTCTTAACTACAAAGGCAATCCCAAGGAATTTATTGCATATGTTATTCCGAATAGATAGATAA
- a CDS encoding BMC domain-containing protein — protein MDILERKIFESVPGKQVTLAHIIANPDDRIFEKLGLNDERYRAIGILTITPPEVAIIAVDIAKKTAPIKIGFVDRFSGSVFILGDVSAVQSAMEQVVISLRELMQFSVPKITRT, from the coding sequence ATGGATATATTAGAAAGAAAGATATTTGAATCAGTACCAGGTAAACAAGTGACATTAGCACATATTATAGCAAATCCAGATGATCGAATTTTTGAGAAATTAGGCTTGAATGATGAAAGGTATCGTGCAATTGGTATTTTAACCATAACCCCACCAGAGGTTGCAATCATCGCTGTGGATATAGCTAAAAAGACTGCACCTATTAAAATAGGATTTGTTGATAGGTTCAGTGGGTCTGTATTTATCTTAGGGGATGTGTCAGCTGTACAATCTGCTATGGAACAGGTTGTTATTTCTTTAAGAGAACTTATGCAGTTTTCTGTCCCCAAAATAACAAGAACATAA
- a CDS encoding EutP/PduV family microcompartment system protein, whose product MKKIMLIGSVGSGKTTLCQRIQGESIKYKKTQSVEFYPQMIDTPGEFVLHRRFYSALQMMAASSDIIGFVCSVTELGQTFSPHFAQNFTKPCIGIITKIDLAPNEDAIINAEKRLELAGVEKIFRLSAVEDKGVAELITYLSKEKEG is encoded by the coding sequence ATGAAAAAAATTATGTTAATTGGATCAGTTGGAAGTGGGAAAACCACCCTTTGCCAAAGGATTCAAGGAGAGAGCATTAAATATAAAAAAACACAATCAGTTGAGTTCTATCCTCAGATGATTGACACACCAGGTGAGTTTGTCTTACATAGAAGATTTTATAGCGCTTTACAAATGATGGCTGCTAGTTCAGATATTATTGGATTCGTTTGTAGCGTAACGGAATTAGGCCAAACATTTTCACCCCATTTTGCACAAAATTTTACGAAACCATGTATAGGAATTATTACAAAGATAGATTTAGCACCAAATGAAGACGCTATTATAAATGCTGAGAAGAGATTAGAATTAGCAGGTGTTGAGAAAATCTTTCGTCTCTCTGCTGTTGAAGATAAAGGAGTAGCAGAGTTGATAACCTATCTTTCTAAGGAGAAGGAGGGATAA